From the genome of Isachenkonia alkalipeptolytica, one region includes:
- a CDS encoding carbohydrate ABC transporter permease, which yields MRKYNRYLVDEIGNTYGRKNQYLLEIASLQEEMEGVSKEEKKALKSKVQELIKNKKEHSYHKAYEAYEQEKKLFWKKLKEQSKVYEKTLGKETSWNLRRFKVKEFKAKKKEEFFKKYVELAYEADYYYEEAKLEQKYYPEIIATYTEKLKDLQQAKEQRLELSNEEEAEAKKRFSEYKQEKKEELQRNIESLKQKRKEKLISDKALKNGKKELKHRYKKALTLKALESPKKENQELIRTLRHELKERPKQMVKTLNADIADKRRKIPIEVEKTRPIIAYSTFFLPGLGQLLNKQFVKAGLFLLASFFIYFAAIPYALGYGNYQGDGISGLITLAEGAPRVYTSMMFLIEGILAIFLLLIAFAFYGISVKDIKSVEEKSIRGIRPKNWFETLENIKQDGFPYMVSFPALFVILFIVVVPVITTLMLSFTNMDPQNQSKFSWIGLDNYRLLITGEGLAGSVFWQILGWTLVWTFVATTFAIVIGFVLALITNHDRIVGKKFFRTIYLLPWAVPAFITILFFSIMFSPNGALTDIISNVFGERIVVKHSTNLTRLTLIGLQGWLGSAYIFLLTTGVLQAIPADLYEAAEIDGATIWQKTRRITMPIVLFQTAPLLITQYTFNFNNFSIIYLFHGGGPFNPSRYGNLAGGTDILVSYIYKLTMVNQYQAISAAIILFVSLGVMFFAYLGFRNSKAFKEERL from the coding sequence TTGAGAAAGTACAATCGATACTTAGTAGATGAGATAGGAAACACCTATGGGCGGAAAAATCAATATTTATTGGAAATTGCCTCACTCCAGGAAGAAATGGAAGGGGTTTCTAAGGAAGAGAAAAAAGCCTTAAAAAGCAAAGTTCAGGAATTGATCAAAAACAAAAAAGAGCACTCCTATCATAAAGCCTATGAAGCCTATGAGCAGGAGAAAAAATTGTTTTGGAAAAAGTTGAAGGAACAGTCGAAAGTCTATGAAAAAACCTTGGGGAAAGAGACATCCTGGAATTTAAGAAGGTTTAAGGTGAAAGAATTTAAAGCGAAGAAGAAGGAAGAATTTTTCAAGAAGTATGTGGAACTAGCCTATGAAGCCGACTATTATTATGAAGAGGCAAAACTTGAACAGAAATATTATCCTGAAATTATCGCCACTTATACTGAAAAACTAAAGGATTTACAACAAGCGAAAGAACAACGCTTAGAACTTAGCAACGAAGAGGAAGCTGAGGCAAAGAAGCGTTTTAGTGAATATAAACAGGAAAAGAAAGAAGAGCTGCAAAGAAACATTGAATCCTTAAAGCAAAAACGAAAAGAAAAGCTGATTTCCGACAAGGCTTTGAAAAACGGGAAAAAAGAGTTAAAACATCGATATAAAAAGGCCCTGACCCTAAAGGCTTTGGAGTCTCCGAAAAAAGAAAATCAGGAATTGATCCGAACCCTGAGGCATGAACTGAAGGAACGGCCGAAGCAAATGGTAAAAACCCTCAACGCCGATATTGCCGACAAAAGAAGAAAGATCCCCATCGAAGTGGAAAAAACCCGGCCGATCATCGCCTACAGTACCTTCTTTCTTCCGGGGCTGGGACAGCTTTTGAATAAACAGTTTGTTAAAGCCGGACTTTTTTTGTTGGCCTCCTTTTTCATTTACTTTGCGGCTATACCCTATGCCTTGGGTTATGGAAATTATCAGGGGGACGGTATTTCCGGGCTGATCACCCTGGCGGAGGGCGCCCCCCGGGTGTATACCTCCATGATGTTCTTGATCGAAGGGATTCTAGCGATTTTTCTATTGCTGATCGCCTTTGCTTTTTACGGCATTTCCGTGAAGGATATTAAATCCGTGGAGGAAAAATCCATCCGGGGCATACGACCGAAGAACTGGTTTGAGACTCTGGAAAATATCAAGCAAGACGGATTTCCCTATATGGTCTCCTTCCCCGCGCTGTTCGTAATTTTATTCATCGTGGTGGTCCCGGTTATTACCACCTTGATGCTGTCCTTTACCAATATGGATCCTCAAAATCAGTCGAAGTTCTCCTGGATCGGCCTGGATAACTACCGCTTACTGATAACCGGTGAGGGTCTGGCGGGGTCCGTATTTTGGCAGATTTTGGGATGGACCCTGGTTTGGACCTTTGTGGCCACCACCTTTGCCATAGTCATAGGTTTTGTCCTGGCCCTGATTACTAATCATGACCGCATTGTAGGGAAGAAATTTTTCCGAACCATATATCTCCTTCCCTGGGCGGTGCCCGCTTTTATTACGATTTTGTTTTTTAGTATTATGTTCTCCCCCAACGGGGCCCTGACGGATATTATCAGTAACGTTTTCGGGGAGCGGATTGTGGTCAAGCACAGCACCAATCTTACCAGGCTCACCTTGATCGGGCTCCAGGGTTGGCTGGGAAGCGCCTATATCTTCCTGCTGACCACAGGGGTACTCCAGGCAATTCCTGCGGATTTATACGAAGCGGCGGAAATCGACGGGGCAACGATTTGGCAAAAGACCCGGAGAATTACCATGCCCATTGTCCTGTTCCAGACGGCGCCGCTGCTGATTACCCAGTACACTTTTAATTTTAACAACTTCTCCATTATTTACCTGTTCCATGGAGGGGGTCCCTTTAATCCCAGCCGGTACGGGAATCTTGCCGGGGGGACCGACATTTTGGTTTCTTATATCTATAAGCTTACCATGGTCAATCAATACCAGGCCATCAGTGCGGCGATCATTTTGTTTGTATCCCTGGGAGTGATGTTCTTTGCTTACCTGGGCTTTAGAAACTCCAAGGCATTTAAGGAGGAGAGATTATAA
- a CDS encoding sugar ABC transporter permease has translation MDHTKNDHKKTFLERMGERFPFFQRKNKSKLYLSDRQPLTLQGKIGLVIAHLVLILWAIIIIWPLYQMVVSAFNGLQDGYLVLNRNFAFSLEHFEYLFTETLYLAWVRNTLFISISTALLTLLFVSFTGYAYSRYRFKGRKSSLMAILLIQTIPVFAGITAFFTMHSILSSVLPYFTRQMMLILIYSGGAIAANTFILKGYIDSISTELDDAAKIDGCSNMQIYRLIIMPVAKPMLMIIGLWSFIGPFMDFLMPRVLLTSPSSYTLAAGLFTLVNDFRTMNQPAFAAGGLLTAIPIVLLFISLQGQLVSGLAKGSVKG, from the coding sequence ATGGATCATACGAAAAACGATCATAAAAAAACCTTTTTGGAACGGATGGGGGAGCGATTTCCCTTCTTCCAAAGAAAAAATAAAAGCAAGCTCTATCTTTCCGATCGACAGCCCCTAACCCTGCAAGGAAAAATCGGTCTGGTGATTGCACATTTGGTACTGATCCTTTGGGCCATTATTATTATCTGGCCCCTATATCAAATGGTGGTCTCCGCCTTCAACGGACTCCAGGACGGCTATCTGGTCCTGAACCGGAACTTTGCCTTCTCTCTGGAGCATTTTGAATACCTCTTTACGGAGACCTTGTATCTTGCCTGGGTGAGAAACACCCTGTTTATTTCCATTTCCACCGCTTTGTTGACGTTGTTGTTCGTCTCCTTCACCGGCTATGCCTATTCCCGGTACCGGTTTAAGGGACGGAAATCTTCGTTGATGGCGATTTTGTTAATTCAAACCATTCCCGTATTTGCCGGGATTACCGCATTTTTTACGATGCATTCCATCCTTTCCTCGGTACTGCCCTACTTTACCCGGCAGATGATGCTGATTTTGATTTACTCCGGAGGGGCTATTGCGGCGAACACCTTTATTTTAAAGGGGTATATCGACTCCATTTCCACGGAGCTGGATGATGCGGCGAAAATTGACGGTTGCAGCAATATGCAGATTTATCGACTGATTATTATGCCCGTGGCAAAGCCCATGCTGATGATCATAGGGTTATGGTCCTTTATCGGACCCTTTATGGACTTTTTAATGCCCCGGGTGCTGCTCACAAGTCCAAGCTCTTATACCTTAGCAGCGGGACTGTTTACCTTGGTGAACGATTTTCGAACTATGAATCAACCGGCTTTTGCTGCGGGAGGACTGTTAACGGCAATTCCCATTGTATTGTTGTTTATCAGTCTGCAGGGCCAGCTGGTATCCGGTCTTGCCAAAGGCTCGGTAAAGGGATAA
- a CDS encoding ABC transporter ATP-binding protein, with protein sequence MNVVLKNIGKKYEGREEFTLKDINLEVEEQEFCVILGPSGCGKTTMLRMIAGLNSITEGDLLFGDKRMNKVAPKDRDIAMVFQSYALYPHMTVYENMAFSLTMRKERKSLIDERVQEAAKVLQMEENLYVKPSDISGGQRQRVALGRAMVRNPKVFLMDEPLSNLDAKLREHMRVELIRLHKQLGTTTIYVTHDQTEAMTMASKIVLMDDGIIQQVGKPDDLYMRPKNLFVAAFIGSPSMNIIQGKIEQGRFISDNGLMRITPTKTHREGLKAFEGKAVSAGIRPERFESGGEYGDTFNVNVDVVEMLGKEKILYGKLDDGHELIISTPGHYQYEGGNRYSFGYDLEAIHYFDQETGERIN encoded by the coding sequence ATGAATGTGGTACTGAAAAATATCGGAAAAAAATATGAGGGTCGAGAAGAGTTTACCCTGAAAGATATTAATTTAGAAGTAGAGGAGCAGGAGTTCTGTGTAATTTTAGGACCCTCGGGCTGCGGCAAAACCACCATGCTTCGAATGATTGCGGGACTGAACTCCATTACCGAGGGGGACCTCCTCTTCGGGGATAAGCGAATGAATAAAGTGGCGCCGAAGGACCGGGATATTGCCATGGTTTTTCAGTCCTATGCTCTGTATCCCCATATGACGGTGTACGAGAATATGGCTTTTTCTCTTACCATGAGAAAAGAACGGAAAAGCCTGATTGATGAACGGGTGCAGGAAGCAGCGAAGGTGCTGCAGATGGAAGAGAATTTATACGTAAAGCCCTCGGATATTTCCGGCGGTCAACGACAGCGGGTAGCTCTTGGAAGAGCTATGGTACGAAATCCCAAAGTCTTTTTAATGGATGAACCCCTGTCGAACTTGGATGCAAAACTTCGAGAGCATATGCGGGTGGAACTGATCCGCCTTCATAAACAGTTAGGCACCACCACCATATACGTAACCCATGACCAAACCGAGGCCATGACCATGGCCAGTAAGATTGTCCTGATGGATGACGGAATTATTCAGCAGGTGGGAAAACCGGATGATCTGTATATGCGGCCGAAAAACTTGTTTGTAGCCGCCTTTATCGGATCTCCCTCCATGAATATTATCCAAGGGAAAATTGAACAGGGGCGCTTCATCTCCGACAACGGATTGATGAGGATCACCCCCACAAAGACCCACCGGGAAGGCTTAAAGGCCTTTGAAGGAAAAGCGGTTTCCGCGGGGATCCGTCCCGAGCGCTTTGAGTCCGGAGGGGAGTACGGCGATACCTTTAATGTAAACGTGGATGTGGTGGAAATGCTGGGCAAGGAAAAAATTCTTTACGGAAAACTGGACGACGGCCACGAACTGATCATCTCCACCCCGGGCCATTATCAGTACGAGGGGGGCAACCGTTATTCCTTTGGTTATGACCTGGAAGCCATTCATTACTTTGATCAGGAAACCGGGGAGCGAATTAATTAA
- a CDS encoding LacI family DNA-binding transcriptional regulator yields the protein MDKKKAITIKDVAKKAGVSSSTVSRVISKSPKISPETTNTVLECMEELGYHPNAIARSLVSRKAGTIGVIMPSTSKDALLNPFFPEALRGITYRASNAGYDILLSTNDSKEEELAVIKKYINSSKVDGIVLMSSEVGDICVEYLSSVDFPFTIIGSPSEHGDRINHVDNDNYMATYELTRYLTMKGRKNIAMIAGDLSLMVTKKRIEGYQKALEESNVPFDEKKVYTGSFDEKTGYEYASIIADLNPTPDGVIVTDDLVAFAAVRLFKQLKLEIPKDIAVASFNNSVLSRYSNPPLTSVDVNALALGEESIKLLIRAIEKGDRGNKIIIPHIIYKRKSTEED from the coding sequence TTGGATAAGAAAAAAGCCATAACCATTAAAGATGTGGCGAAAAAAGCGGGGGTTTCCTCCTCCACGGTTTCCCGGGTGATTTCAAAAAGTCCGAAAATCAGCCCGGAAACCACGAATACAGTGTTGGAATGTATGGAGGAGTTAGGCTACCATCCCAATGCCATTGCCCGGTCCTTAGTCAGCCGGAAAGCGGGAACCATCGGGGTGATCATGCCCTCCACCTCCAAGGATGCTTTGCTAAACCCCTTCTTCCCCGAGGCCCTTCGAGGGATAACCTACCGGGCGTCAAATGCGGGCTACGATATTTTACTGTCCACCAATGACAGTAAAGAGGAGGAGTTAGCGGTAATAAAGAAGTATATCAACAGCTCGAAGGTCGATGGGATTGTACTGATGTCCAGTGAAGTCGGGGATATTTGCGTCGAGTATTTATCTTCCGTGGATTTCCCCTTTACCATTATCGGCTCCCCCAGTGAACATGGGGACAGAATCAATCATGTGGATAACGACAATTATATGGCCACTTACGAGCTTACCCGATATTTAACCATGAAAGGAAGAAAAAACATTGCCATGATTGCCGGGGACCTGTCTTTGATGGTAACGAAAAAGCGGATTGAAGGCTATCAAAAGGCCCTGGAAGAGAGCAATGTCCCCTTCGATGAAAAGAAAGTATATACTGGAAGTTTCGATGAAAAAACCGGGTATGAATACGCCTCCATTATTGCGGATTTAAACCCCACTCCCGACGGGGTGATTGTCACCGATGATCTGGTGGCCTTTGCGGCAGTGAGGCTCTTTAAGCAATTAAAACTGGAAATTCCAAAGGATATTGCCGTGGCAAGCTTTAATAACAGCGTGCTGTCCCGGTATTCCAATCCGCCCCTAACCTCGGTGGATGTAAATGCTTTGGCCTTAGGAGAGGAATCCATCAAATTATTGATCCGGGCCATTGAAAAAGGAGATCGGGGTAATAAAATTATTATTCCCCATATCATTTATAAAAGAAAATCCACGGAAGAGGATTAA
- the glgB gene encoding 1,4-alpha-glucan branching protein GlgB: MKNNQTAVDTKEVFYFHEGTHQRAYQFMGAHLQEEEGRLGVRFTLWAPHPKEVRVIGNFNHWNGQHHKMEPVKDSNLWTLFIEGVQEGDLYKYELITTEDKVLRKADPFGFYTEHRPGTASIVQRLDHHQWQDGKWEREKSRKTLYDQPLSIYEVHLGSWKKSREGKFLTYRELAKELVDYVDTMGYTHIELLPVMEHPLDESWGYQTTGFYSVTSRYGTPTDLMYFIDACHQRNIGVILDWVPGHFCKDEQGLAYFDGKALFEYDDFSRANNKGWGTLNFNLGRLEVQSYLISNAMFWFDVFHVDGIRVDAVSNMIYRDFGKDPGEWTLNALGGRENLEGIKFLQKLNETIFQNFPGALMMAEESTAFPKVTHPTDKGGLGFNYKWNMGWMNDTLKYMKKDPVYRRAHHHKMTFTMTYSYTENFILPLSHDEVVHLKKPLLQKMPGDPWQKFANLRAYFGFMFAHPGKKLNFMGSDIAELQEWDPKRSLDWGLLNRKEHQEYHRYKKNLLHFYHRERALWEQDHHPLGFQWIDADDVDHSIYSFIRRSKEEELIVVCNFTPVVRRGYTLKLPKEGVYQEVFNSDLEQYGGSGVKNEGTYRTRKVTGEAFWEGAIQITLPPLSTLFIKRIKQSRQREA; the protein is encoded by the coding sequence TTGAAAAACAACCAGACAGCAGTGGATACGAAAGAGGTTTTTTATTTTCACGAAGGAACCCATCAACGGGCTTATCAGTTTATGGGCGCCCACCTTCAAGAGGAAGAGGGAAGGTTGGGCGTGCGTTTTACTCTGTGGGCACCCCACCCGAAGGAAGTTCGGGTGATTGGAAACTTTAATCATTGGAATGGACAGCATCACAAAATGGAACCGGTGAAAGACTCCAACCTGTGGACCTTGTTTATTGAGGGTGTACAGGAAGGGGATTTGTACAAATACGAACTGATCACAACCGAGGATAAGGTTCTTCGAAAGGCGGATCCCTTCGGTTTTTATACAGAGCATCGTCCCGGTACCGCGTCCATTGTTCAGCGGCTGGATCATCACCAATGGCAGGACGGAAAATGGGAAAGGGAGAAATCCCGAAAAACTTTGTATGATCAGCCCCTGTCCATTTATGAGGTGCATTTAGGATCCTGGAAAAAAAGCCGGGAAGGAAAATTCCTTACCTACCGGGAACTGGCCAAAGAGCTGGTGGACTACGTAGATACCATGGGTTACACCCATATTGAGCTCTTACCCGTCATGGAACATCCCCTGGATGAATCCTGGGGCTATCAAACCACAGGCTTTTATTCCGTTACCAGCCGGTACGGAACCCCGACGGATCTGATGTATTTTATTGACGCCTGTCACCAAAGAAATATCGGTGTGATCCTGGACTGGGTGCCGGGACATTTTTGTAAGGATGAGCAGGGGCTGGCTTATTTTGACGGAAAAGCCCTCTTCGAGTACGATGATTTTTCTCGGGCCAATAATAAGGGCTGGGGCACCTTAAACTTTAATTTAGGAAGACTGGAAGTACAAAGCTATTTAATCTCCAATGCCATGTTCTGGTTCGATGTATTCCATGTGGACGGGATCCGGGTGGATGCGGTGTCCAACATGATCTACCGGGACTTTGGAAAGGATCCCGGAGAATGGACGCTGAATGCTCTGGGAGGCCGGGAAAACCTGGAGGGGATTAAATTTTTACAAAAGCTCAACGAAACCATATTTCAAAACTTCCCCGGAGCCTTGATGATGGCCGAGGAGTCCACAGCCTTTCCTAAGGTGACCCATCCCACGGATAAAGGGGGACTGGGTTTTAACTATAAATGGAATATGGGCTGGATGAATGATACCTTAAAGTATATGAAAAAGGATCCGGTTTACCGAAGGGCCCATCATCATAAGATGACCTTTACCATGACCTACAGCTATACGGAAAATTTTATTTTGCCTCTATCCCATGACGAAGTGGTGCATCTGAAAAAACCCCTCCTTCAAAAAATGCCCGGGGATCCATGGCAAAAATTCGCAAACCTCAGGGCTTACTTCGGATTCATGTTTGCTCATCCGGGGAAGAAGCTGAATTTCATGGGCTCCGATATCGCAGAGCTTCAGGAATGGGACCCGAAACGATCTTTGGATTGGGGACTGCTGAATAGAAAAGAGCATCAGGAGTATCATCGATACAAGAAAAATCTGCTGCATTTTTATCATAGGGAGAGGGCCCTGTGGGAGCAGGATCATCATCCTCTGGGATTCCAGTGGATCGATGCGGATGATGTGGATCACAGTATTTACAGCTTCATTCGAAGAAGTAAAGAAGAAGAACTCATTGTTGTGTGCAATTTCACCCCCGTGGTACGAAGGGGCTACACCTTAAAGCTCCCCAAAGAAGGGGTTTATCAAGAGGTGTTCAACAGTGATTTGGAACAGTATGGGGGCTCCGGCGTAAAGAATGAAGGGACTTACCGTACCAGGAAAGTAACCGGGGAGGCCTTCTGGGAAGGGGCGATTCAAATCACCCTGCCCCCCTTAAGCACCCTATTTATTAAAAGGATTAAGCAATCCCGTCAACGGGAGGCATAA
- a CDS encoding glucose-1-phosphate adenylyltransferase: MEEREVVAMLLAGGRGTRLGLLTDDIAKPALPFGGKYRIIDFTLSNCSNSGIHTVGVLTQYRPMTLTSYIGIGSAWDLDKAMDRAGGGVTILPPYINKDGGQWYSGTANSIYQNIEYIDQHDPEHVLILSGDHIYRMNYQGLIDHHKKMQADVTISVLRVPWEEANRFGIMNTDEEGRIVEFQEKPEKPKSNQASMGIYVFDWQVLRQQLIEDEAKEDSSHDFGKDIIPQLLEKNKKLYAYNFSGYWKDVGTVKSYWEANMDLLVKDFIFDLFDRKWIFRSENYKVAPKYVGESAEISSGLISDGCKILGKVEKTVVFPEVFIGKEARIIDSVIMPRVQIGEDVVIEKTIVGEGCIVEDGVEILKCPEGEINVITHQSRIIKSQNDPKGYEIRRRDEA, from the coding sequence ATGGAAGAAAGAGAAGTAGTCGCCATGCTACTAGCTGGCGGAAGGGGAACCCGTCTGGGTCTGTTAACTGATGATATAGCGAAACCGGCCCTACCCTTCGGCGGAAAGTATCGAATTATTGATTTTACCTTGAGCAACTGTTCAAATTCAGGAATTCATACCGTTGGTGTGTTAACTCAGTATCGGCCCATGACCTTAACCAGCTACATCGGAATCGGCAGCGCCTGGGACTTGGATAAGGCCATGGATCGAGCGGGAGGCGGCGTGACCATTCTGCCCCCTTATATCAACAAAGATGGAGGACAGTGGTATTCCGGAACCGCCAACTCGATTTATCAAAACATAGAATATATTGACCAGCATGACCCGGAACATGTATTAATTCTTTCGGGAGATCATATTTACCGGATGAATTATCAGGGGCTGATTGATCATCATAAAAAAATGCAGGCGGATGTCACCATATCTGTCCTTCGGGTGCCCTGGGAGGAGGCAAACCGCTTTGGAATTATGAACACCGATGAGGAAGGAAGGATTGTGGAGTTTCAGGAGAAACCGGAAAAACCGAAAAGCAATCAGGCCTCCATGGGAATCTATGTGTTTGACTGGCAGGTGCTTCGTCAGCAGTTAATTGAAGATGAAGCAAAAGAGGATTCCTCCCATGACTTCGGCAAAGACATTATCCCTCAGCTCCTTGAGAAAAACAAGAAGCTCTACGCCTATAACTTCAGCGGATACTGGAAGGATGTGGGGACCGTAAAGAGTTACTGGGAAGCGAATATGGATCTCTTGGTCAAAGATTTTATTTTTGACCTCTTTGACCGAAAATGGATTTTTCGATCGGAGAACTATAAAGTTGCCCCGAAGTATGTGGGTGAGAGTGCGGAAATCAGTAGCGGATTAATCAGTGATGGGTGTAAAATCCTAGGGAAAGTGGAAAAAACCGTGGTTTTCCCGGAGGTATTTATTGGAAAGGAAGCCAGAATTATAGATTCGGTGATTATGCCGAGGGTTCAGATCGGAGAAGACGTAGTGATCGAAAAAACCATAGTGGGTGAAGGTTGTATTGTGGAGGATGGCGTGGAAATTTTAAAATGCCCGGAAGGGGAAATCAATGTAATCACCCATCAATCGAGAATCATTAAAAGTCAGAACGACCCTAAGGGATATGAAATTCGAAGGAGGGATGAGGCATGA
- the glgD gene encoding glucose-1-phosphate adenylyltransferase subunit GlgD has translation MKNIMGIIDDRKRPEGLEGLINKRSPGAIPFGSKYRMVDLLLSSMSESGIKNVGIFTGKYSGSLMNHVKSGKEWGLLRLKDGLFMLPSEYRDHIDYLDRSKEEYVLYSSNNIVYFSSYEPMEQFLKEKNADIVIAYAMDKKPPMTKGLYLEIQGDLVSGLSKEQTTPDSRRTMEVLLMKKEIFKELLEGVGQIGSNPIDVLIKEHEKYKIHGYSYKGYVAYVDDLLSFYKENLALVEEKRWMDLFQGSGSISTIPNDEAPTKYLEASNVKKTLVTEGCIIKGDIENSMIFRGVKVKAGAKIKNSIIMQKALIGRNAVIENAILDKDVEIRAGVKIIGTPEKPLFISKKSIVEKGN, from the coding sequence ATGAAAAACATTATGGGAATTATCGACGATCGGAAAAGACCCGAGGGCCTGGAGGGGCTGATCAATAAAAGATCCCCGGGAGCCATTCCCTTCGGCAGTAAATACCGGATGGTCGACTTACTTCTATCCAGCATGAGTGAATCGGGCATTAAAAATGTAGGGATTTTCACGGGAAAATACAGCGGATCTTTGATGAATCATGTGAAGTCCGGAAAGGAATGGGGACTGCTTAGACTGAAAGACGGGCTTTTCATGCTTCCTTCAGAATACCGGGATCATATCGATTATTTAGACCGGAGCAAAGAGGAATATGTGCTTTATAGCAGTAACAACATAGTCTATTTCAGTAGTTATGAACCCATGGAACAGTTTTTAAAAGAAAAAAATGCGGACATTGTGATTGCCTATGCCATGGATAAAAAACCGCCGATGACCAAGGGGCTCTACCTCGAGATACAAGGAGACTTGGTAAGCGGTTTATCGAAGGAGCAGACCACACCGGATTCCAGAAGAACCATGGAAGTGCTATTGATGAAAAAAGAGATTTTCAAAGAGCTTCTAGAAGGGGTTGGACAAATCGGAAGCAATCCCATCGATGTGTTAATCAAAGAGCATGAGAAATACAAAATCCATGGGTACTCCTACAAAGGCTACGTGGCATATGTGGATGATTTGCTTTCTTTCTATAAAGAAAACTTGGCCTTGGTGGAAGAAAAACGCTGGATGGATTTATTCCAGGGGAGCGGTTCCATCAGCACCATACCCAATGATGAAGCCCCAACAAAGTACTTGGAAGCCTCCAATGTAAAAAAGACCTTGGTAACGGAAGGTTGTATTATTAAAGGAGATATTGAGAACAGCATGATTTTTCGAGGGGTTAAGGTAAAAGCCGGAGCAAAAATAAAAAACAGCATCATCATGCAAAAAGCGCTTATTGGAAGGAATGCGGTAATTGAAAACGCTATTTTGGACAAGGATGTGGAGATTCGGGCGGGGGTAAAAATCATTGGAACCCCGGAAAAGCCCTTGTTTATATCGAAAAAATCCATAGTAGAAAAGGGGAATTAA
- the glgA gene encoding glycogen synthase GlgA has translation MKVAFIASEAAPFAKTGGLGDVIGALPRALAKEGVEVSVFLPKYGDVPKHFQEQMKKIKETETEITWRRQYVGIEGLYHEGIQFYFIDNEYYFKRWGLYGYGDDGERFVYFSKAVLEAIKVLGETYDILHAHDWQSAAIPLFLKTHYQQEPCFEKTRSVFTIHNLKYQGVFPYEVLGELLGLGPEHFNTLEFHGKVNLMKGALQLSDALTTVSPNYSEEIKTGFFGEGLDGVLAEQSHKLHGIVNGIDVEQYNPKTDGKIFKNYDANHLEDKEKNKEALQKKLQLPQKEATPVIGLISRFVEQKGFDLIQRIIYEVLEEDLQFIVLGSGEKKYEDFFNHLASDFPEKVKVYIGFEETLAREIYAGSDFFLMPSLFEPCGLGQLIAMHYGTIPIVRETGGLRDTVTPFNEYTGEGNGFSFAHYNAHDLLYTLRRATAFYHKPEVIETLRENAMKVDVSWRKSAREYHSLYRDLIQRR, from the coding sequence ATGAAGGTCGCTTTTATTGCATCTGAAGCCGCTCCCTTTGCAAAAACCGGAGGGCTGGGGGACGTGATCGGCGCTTTGCCCAGAGCCCTTGCAAAAGAAGGGGTCGAAGTATCGGTGTTTCTTCCGAAGTACGGGGATGTGCCGAAACATTTTCAGGAGCAAATGAAAAAAATCAAGGAGACGGAAACCGAGATTACCTGGCGAAGGCAGTATGTGGGGATTGAGGGGCTGTACCATGAAGGAATTCAGTTCTACTTTATCGACAATGAATACTATTTTAAACGCTGGGGACTGTACGGCTACGGGGATGACGGAGAACGCTTCGTGTATTTCTCCAAGGCGGTACTAGAGGCCATCAAAGTCCTGGGAGAAACCTACGACATCCTCCATGCCCATGACTGGCAGTCCGCGGCAATCCCCCTGTTTTTAAAAACCCATTATCAACAAGAACCCTGTTTTGAAAAAACCCGGAGCGTATTTACCATCCATAACCTGAAATACCAAGGGGTATTCCCTTATGAGGTGTTAGGGGAGCTGTTGGGCCTTGGTCCCGAGCACTTTAATACTTTGGAGTTTCATGGGAAGGTGAATCTGATGAAGGGAGCGCTTCAACTATCCGACGCCCTGACCACGGTAAGTCCTAATTACAGTGAAGAAATCAAAACCGGCTTTTTCGGCGAGGGCCTGGATGGGGTGTTAGCGGAGCAAAGCCATAAGCTTCACGGGATTGTCAACGGCATCGACGTAGAGCAGTATAATCCGAAAACCGACGGGAAAATTTTCAAGAATTACGACGCAAATCACCTGGAAGACAAAGAAAAAAACAAAGAAGCTTTACAAAAGAAGTTACAGCTACCTCAAAAGGAAGCCACCCCGGTAATCGGGCTGATCAGCCGCTTTGTGGAGCAAAAAGGCTTTGATTTGATTCAGCGGATTATTTATGAAGTCCTGGAAGAGGATCTACAGTTCATTGTGCTCGGCTCCGGGGAAAAGAAATACGAAGACTTTTTTAATCACTTAGCCTCTGATTTTCCCGAAAAAGTAAAGGTATATATCGGCTTTGAAGAGACCCTGGCCCGGGAGATTTACGCCGGTTCCGATTTCTTTTTAATGCCCTCCCTATTCGAGCCCTGCGGCCTGGGACAACTGATTGCCATGCACTACGGGACGATCCCCATTGTCCGGGAAACCGGGGGGCTTCGGGATACGGTAACTCCCTTTAATGAATACACCGGGGAAGGGAACGGGTTCAGCTTTGCCCATTATAATGCCCATGATTTACTGTATACCCTACGAAGGGCCACGGCATTTTATCATAAGCCTGAAGTGATCGAAACCCTTCGGGAAAATGCCATGAAGGTGGATGTTAGTTGGCGAAAGTCAGCCAGGGAGTACCACTCCCTGTACCGAGACTTAATCCAAAGGCGGTGA